ATTCAACACTCTCCATTCTAATTCACCTTCAAGGAAATATTTGTGTCCTCTCGTATTGTGTCGTTGATTCCTAGTGGGACAGAAATGGTCTGCGCATTAGGTTGCCGTGCCCAGCTTGTCGGCCGGTCACACGAATGCGATTTTCCTTCCGACGTTACCTCGCTTCCTGTTTGCACTCAAGCGACGGTGGATCGTGAGGGAACAAGCCAAGCTATTCATGCCCAGGTTTCCAAACGTCTTCAGTCAGCCCTTTCCTTGTATGAGGTCTTGGTCGACCAAATGCAGGATTTACGACCGGATGTCATCGTCACCCAGACCCAGTGTGAGGTGTGTGCCGTGAGCGCTGATGAGGTGCAGCGGGCTCTTCACGACTTACTAGGAATGTCACCGACGTTGATTTCTTTGGGTGCACAGGACTTATCAGGGGTTTGGGAGGATCTGACCAGAGTGGCGGACGGCTTAGGACAGCACGCTGCAGGACAGGCATTTCTGAAACAGGCCCACCAACGCATGGACAATATTGCAGACTCCTCCCAACAACAACCTACTCCCCCCACTGTAGCCTGCATCGAATGGATGGAACCGCTGATGGCTGCCGGCAACTGGGTACCCGAACTGGTTCATTTGGCCGGAGGGCAATCGGTGTTTGGACAGCGGGGAGCCCATGCCCCATGGATAAGCTGGGAAGCCTTAGCCGCTTCGGATCCAAATATCCTGATTTTGATGCCTTGTGGATTTTCCATGGCTCGCATTCAAGAAGAATTGCCGGTCATGACATTGCATCCTCTTTGGCC
Above is a window of Candidatus Nitrospira neomarina DNA encoding:
- a CDS encoding ABC transporter substrate-binding protein — encoded protein: MSSRIVSLIPSGTEMVCALGCRAQLVGRSHECDFPSDVTSLPVCTQATVDREGTSQAIHAQVSKRLQSALSLYEVLVDQMQDLRPDVIVTQTQCEVCAVSADEVQRALHDLLGMSPTLISLGAQDLSGVWEDLTRVADGLGQHAAGQAFLKQAHQRMDNIADSSQQQPTPPTVACIEWMEPLMAAGNWVPELVHLAGGQSVFGQRGAHAPWISWEALAASDPNILILMPCGFSMARIQEELPVMTLHPLWP